Proteins from a genomic interval of Sander vitreus isolate 19-12246 chromosome 6, sanVit1, whole genome shotgun sequence:
- the LOC144519144 gene encoding uncharacterized protein LOC144519144 isoform X3 has product MNRNPQGEIEEIEEEYSYVDAPAWTVDKVAAPPDQRSLFFTQSFPPIAVCWLILLVIMGLRIHFTSESNAKLTAENQQLETLMRHLNLTLLAAHENLGRYCNNLTVQFDLLTQNYTVLESKIKDLTAVNQQLETQRNNLTEQIQNMETNWNKLNVSRAQWSIDAYCPKTNNVQLCRACQEGWRLNQTSCYVVHDAVSTSGHNTWEEAREVCRRESSDFVIVHNQEEQLVQYINHWILDWPES; this is encoded by the exons ATGAACAGAAATCCACAGGGGGAAATTG AGGAAATTGAAGAAGAATATAGCTATGTTGATGCACCAGCATGGACTGTAGATAAAGTGGCAGCCCCTCCAG accagaGGTCTCTCTTCTTCACTCAGTCTTTTCCACCGATAGCAGTGTGTTGGCTGATACTGTTAGTCATCATGGGCCTTCGTATCCACT TCACTTCTGAAAGCAACGCCAAGCTGACGGcagaaaaccagcagctggagACACTGATGCGGCATCTGAACTTGACTCTACTGGCTGCACATGAAAACTTGGGGAGGTACTGCAACAATCTGACTGTCCAGTTTGATCTCCTGACACAAAACTATACTGTCTTAGAAAGCAAGATCAAAGACCTAACTGCAGTGAACCAGCAGCTGGAGACACAGAGGAACAACTTAACagaacaaatacaaaacatgGAGACAAACTGGAATAAACTCAACGTCAGTCGAGCTCAGTGGAGCATTGATGCCTACTGCCCCAAAACAAATAACG TGCAACTGTGTAGAGCCTGTCAGGAGGGTTGGAGACTCAACCAGACCAGCTGCTATGTGGTTCATGACGCTGTTTCTACTTCTGGTCATAACACCTGGGAAGAAGCTCGAGAAGTATGCAGAAGAGAAAGTTCAGATTTCGTCATTGTACATAATCAAGAGGAACAG CTGGTACAGTACATTAACCATTGGATACTGGATTGGCCTGAGAGCTGA
- the LOC144519144 gene encoding C-type lectin domain family 10 member A-like isoform X2 — MIRARKPRKKKQVNPFFTSESNAKLTAENQQLETLMRHLNLTLLAAHENLGRYCNNLTVQFDLLTQNYTVLESKIKDLTAVNQQLETQRNNLTEQIQNMETNWNKLNVSRAQWSIDAYCPKTNNVQLCRACQEGWRLNQTSCYVVHDAVSTSGHNTWEEAREVCRRESSDFVIVHNQEEQYVLNYYSWYSTLTIGYWIGLRAEGGRWKWIDGSDLTESYWAPQRHHWAQQPPPPPADGQCVMSVQNVGWRSVSCNERKRWICKKKALSV, encoded by the exons ATGATCAGAGCAAGAAAACCACGCAAGAAAAAACAAGTTAACCCATTCT TCACTTCTGAAAGCAACGCCAAGCTGACGGcagaaaaccagcagctggagACACTGATGCGGCATCTGAACTTGACTCTACTGGCTGCACATGAAAACTTGGGGAGGTACTGCAACAATCTGACTGTCCAGTTTGATCTCCTGACACAAAACTATACTGTCTTAGAAAGCAAGATCAAAGACCTAACTGCAGTGAACCAGCAGCTGGAGACACAGAGGAACAACTTAACagaacaaatacaaaacatgGAGACAAACTGGAATAAACTCAACGTCAGTCGAGCTCAGTGGAGCATTGATGCCTACTGCCCCAAAACAAATAACG TGCAACTGTGTAGAGCCTGTCAGGAGGGTTGGAGACTCAACCAGACCAGCTGCTATGTGGTTCATGACGCTGTTTCTACTTCTGGTCATAACACCTGGGAAGAAGCTCGAGAAGTATGCAGAAGAGAAAGTTCAGATTTCGTCATTGTACATAATCAAGAGGAACAG tATGTACTCAATTATTACAGCTGGTACAGTACATTAACCATTGGATACTGGATTGGCCTGAGAGCTGAAGGTGGGAGATGGAAGTGGATTGATGGAAGTGATCTGACTGAAAG CTACTGGGCACCACAGCGACATCACTGGGCACaacaacctcctcctcctcctgctgacGGTCAGTGTGTAATGTCTGTCCAGAACGTAGGATGGAGATCAGTGAGCtgtaatgaaagaaaaagatggATCTGCAAAAAGAAAGCTCTATCTGTTTAA
- the capn7 gene encoding calpain-7 produces the protein MDCTALELDAVKFAKTAVTYDQSGKYNEAVFYYKEAAQALIYAGMAGSKLEGIQDKVYEYLDRVQALHNAVQAQKSDPLKSRQHVDLERAHFLVTQAFEEDEKGNDDEAIELYTQAVELCINTSNETSDQALQTKLKQLARQALDRAEGLKESQSKSTPTQDRTGPAGAKPSSGASSGGPVRQFFPLGPDFSLNDRQQAQPVRAVQSSEPQGQRYTSEEIEVLRSTSTINGIAYVPFMSVDLRERFAFPVPFSDKTGKLALSPKQKAIFSRWVRPDEICNNPTMIMSVSSFSIKQTVVSDCSFVASLAISAAYERRYNKKLITSVIFPQNRRGEPEYNPCGKYMVKLHINGVPRKVIIDDYLPVDHNGELLCSYSSNRNELWVSLIEKAYMKVMGGYDFPGSNSNIDLHALTGWIPERIAMHSDNQSFSKDDTFRMLYQRFHRGDVLVTTATGVMTEEEGEKWGLVPTHAYAVLDIRDHKGMRFLQLKNPWSHLRWKGRYSERDEKNWTPELLKYLNFDPKTAQKFDNGVFWIAWEDLCQYYDVIYLSWNPALFKDSSCIHSSWDGKQGPVKDVYSLANNPQYKLEVQCPTGGAAVWVLLTRHITDKDDFAQNREFITLVVYKTDGKKVYYPADPPPYIDGIRINSPHYLTKMRLTSAGTHTFTLVVSQYEKQNTINYTLRVYSGCKFSFSKIPNPFTQTKRINGQWKGPSAGGCGNYKDSYKHNPIYQINLERPGPLLVELRGSRQYSVGFEMVTVSMVGDPGPAAFQKKNSGDYRCGFCYMDVDYVPAGLYNVIPTTFLPKQEGPFFLDFASTSPLKVSQLQ, from the exons ATGGACTGCACGGCGCTGGAGCTCGATGCTGTCAAATTTGCCAAAACAGCTGTCACCTATGACCAGAGCGGCAAATATAACGaggctgtattttattataag GAGGCAGCCCAGGCCCTGATATATGCTGGCATGGCAGGGTCCAAACTGGAGGGAATCCAGGACAAAGTGTACGAGTACTTGGATCGAGTCCAAGCCCTCCACAATGCTG tCCAGGCCCAGAAGAGCGACCCGCTGAAGTCGCGGCAGCATGTGGACCTGGAGCGAGCCCACTTCCTGGTCACCCAGGCTTTCGAGGAAGACGAGAAGGGAAATGATGATGAAGCCATTGAACTGTACACCCAGGCTGTGGAGCTGTGCATAAACACG TCCAACGAGACGTCGGACCAGGCGCTGCAGACCAAGCTGAAGCAGCTGGCGCGTCAAGCTTTAGACAG GGCGGAGGGTCTTAAAGAATCCCAGTCCAAATCAACTCCAACTCAGGACAGGACGGGGCCAGCTGGAGCCAAGCCCAGCAGTGGTGCCAGTTCTGGGGGGCCGGTCCGCCAGTTCTTCCCCCTCGGGCCAGACTTCAGCCTCAATGACCGACAACAAGCCCAGCCGGTCCGGGCGGTGCAGTCCAGCGAGCCCCAGGGTCAGCGCTACACGTCGGAGGAGATCGAGGTGCTCAG GAGTACATCAACAATCAATGGAATAGCCTATGTGCCCTTCATGAGTGTGGACCTGAGGGAAAGATTTGCCTTTCCTGTCCCTTTCTC GGACAAAACGGGGAAACTGGCACTGTCACCCAAACAGAAAGCCATCTTCTCCCGCTGGGTCCGGCCAGACGAGATCTGCAATAACCCCACCATGATCATGTCTGTGTCCAGCTTCAGCATCAAACAG ACGGTGGTTTCCGACTGTTCGTTTGTGGCGTCGCTAGCCATCAGCGCAGCGTACGAGAGGCGCTACAACAAGAAACTCATCACCAG CGTTATCTTCCCCCAGAACCGACGAGGGGAACCGGAGTATAACCCCTGTGGGAAGTACATGGTCAAGCTTCACATCAACGGAGTTCCCAGGAAG GTGATTATAGACGACTACCTGCCGGTGGATCATAACGGGGAGCTGCTGTGCTCCTACTCCAGCAACAGGAACGAGCTCTGGGTCTCCCTGATAGAGAAGGCCTACATGAAGGTGATGGGAGGCTACGACTTCCCTGGCTCCAACTCG AACATCGATCTGCACGCGCTCACCGGCTGGATCCCCGAACGCATCGCTATGCACTCAGACAATCAGTCATTCAGCAAGGACGACACTTTCCGTATGCTCTACCAGAG GTTTCACAGAGGTGACGTCCTTGTCACCACGGCAACGGGGGTGATGACAGAGGAAGAAGGGGAGAAATGGGGTTTAGTGCCAACACACGCCTACGCTGTTCTTGACATCAGGGATCACAAG GGAATGCGTTTCCTGCAGCTGAAGAATCCGTGGAGTCACCTGCGGTGGAAGGGCCGTTACAGCGAGCGTGACGAGAAGAACTGGACACCCGAACTCCTCAAGTACCTCAACTTTGACCCCAAAACGGCACAGAAGTTTGACAATG GTGTTTTCTGGATCGCCTGGGAGGACCTTTGTCAGTACTATGATGTCATCTACCTGAGCTGGAACCCCGCCCTGTTCAAAGACTCCTCCTGTattcacag TAGCTGGGATGGGAAGCAGGGCCCAGTGAAGGACGTCTACAGTCTGGCCAACAATCCCCAGTACAAGCTGGAGGTCCAGTGTCCGACAGGGGGAGCTGCTGTGTGGGTGCTGCTCACCAGACACATCACTGACAAG gaTGATTTTGCACAAAACAGGGAGTTCATCACTCTTGTTGTTTACAAGACCGATGGGAAGAAGGTTTACTACCCAG CGGACCCCCCTCCTTACATCGACGGCATCCGCATCAACAGTCCGCACTACCTGACCAAGATGAGGCTGACCAGCGCAGGAACACACACCTTCACACTGGTGGTCTCCCAGTACGAGAAACAGAACACAATCAACTACACACTGCGG GTGTACTCCGGATGCAAATTCTCCTTCTCCAAGATCCCAAATCCCTTCACTCAAACCAAAAGG ATCAACGGCCAGTGGAAGGGGCCGAGCGCTGGAGGCTGTGGGAACTATAAGGATTCATACAAACACAACCCCATCTATCAGATCAACCTGGAGCGGCCGGGACCGCTGCTCGTCGAGCTCCGAGGATCCAG GCAGtacagcgttggttttgagatGGTGACGGTGTCGATGGTGGGGGATCCAGGCCCGGCTGCCTTCCAGAAAAAGAACAGTGGAGATTACAG
- the LOC144519144 gene encoding C-type lectin domain family 10 member A-like isoform X1 gives MNRNPQGEIEEIEEEYSYVDAPAWTVDKVAAPPDQRSLFFTQSFPPIAVCWLILLVIMGLRIHFTSESNAKLTAENQQLETLMRHLNLTLLAAHENLGRYCNNLTVQFDLLTQNYTVLESKIKDLTAVNQQLETQRNNLTEQIQNMETNWNKLNVSRAQWSIDAYCPKTNNVQLCRACQEGWRLNQTSCYVVHDAVSTSGHNTWEEAREVCRRESSDFVIVHNQEEQYVLNYYSWYSTLTIGYWIGLRAEGGRWKWIDGSDLTESYWAPQRHHWAQQPPPPPADGQCVMSVQNVGWRSVSCNERKRWICKKKALSV, from the exons ATGAACAGAAATCCACAGGGGGAAATTG AGGAAATTGAAGAAGAATATAGCTATGTTGATGCACCAGCATGGACTGTAGATAAAGTGGCAGCCCCTCCAG accagaGGTCTCTCTTCTTCACTCAGTCTTTTCCACCGATAGCAGTGTGTTGGCTGATACTGTTAGTCATCATGGGCCTTCGTATCCACT TCACTTCTGAAAGCAACGCCAAGCTGACGGcagaaaaccagcagctggagACACTGATGCGGCATCTGAACTTGACTCTACTGGCTGCACATGAAAACTTGGGGAGGTACTGCAACAATCTGACTGTCCAGTTTGATCTCCTGACACAAAACTATACTGTCTTAGAAAGCAAGATCAAAGACCTAACTGCAGTGAACCAGCAGCTGGAGACACAGAGGAACAACTTAACagaacaaatacaaaacatgGAGACAAACTGGAATAAACTCAACGTCAGTCGAGCTCAGTGGAGCATTGATGCCTACTGCCCCAAAACAAATAACG TGCAACTGTGTAGAGCCTGTCAGGAGGGTTGGAGACTCAACCAGACCAGCTGCTATGTGGTTCATGACGCTGTTTCTACTTCTGGTCATAACACCTGGGAAGAAGCTCGAGAAGTATGCAGAAGAGAAAGTTCAGATTTCGTCATTGTACATAATCAAGAGGAACAG tATGTACTCAATTATTACAGCTGGTACAGTACATTAACCATTGGATACTGGATTGGCCTGAGAGCTGAAGGTGGGAGATGGAAGTGGATTGATGGAAGTGATCTGACTGAAAG CTACTGGGCACCACAGCGACATCACTGGGCACaacaacctcctcctcctcctgctgacGGTCAGTGTGTAATGTCTGTCCAGAACGTAGGATGGAGATCAGTGAGCtgtaatgaaagaaaaagatggATCTGCAAAAAGAAAGCTCTATCTGTTTAA